Genomic window (Rhododendron vialii isolate Sample 1 chromosome 4a, ASM3025357v1):
AATCCAGGGACATCATGCATGTTGTCCCCATCAGCACGGACGGTCCGGATTAACCCATTAACAAAGGTGGagaaaatgggtttttttttttctcactaaaGGTGGAAATAGTTTAAAACCTTGGGCATCTTGtatctccttctcctcctctttgTTTTTTATCAGTTTGTAATCTCCTCCTCCGAATCTCGAGCATTGGCTAAGACCTATCGGTACGAACCACCGTAGTTGATCAACACCTGGTAACACTTCCTTTCATCCTCGGTTGCTTTGAGCTTCTACAATTGGTAACGCTTCTATACTTTTGCCCCCATTTCTACATCGTCTGAATCTGTTTATaaccaaaaaatagaaaaaaaaaaccccaacacCCAATAAAATCACCAGTGGCAGTGAATGGCCAGACCTCCACCCTCTTTCAAAACCCTTATCCACCGCCAAAACCCACCTCGCACAATCCAAAACCCCAATCCCCAAATCCGAACcctcggcggcggcggcggcgaagaATTCGTTCAGACCCATCACCAGAACAAGCTCGAGGGCTTGACCCAGATCGCAAAAGAGGTTTCTAAGGTAATCCGAACCCGACCCAGGTGGGAACAGACCCTAATCTCCGATTACCCTAGCGTCAATTTCCTTGACCCACAGTTTTTTCATGAGATTTTGAAGCAGCAAAACAatgcctttctctctcttcgctTCTTTTACTGGCTTAGTTCTACTAACCGTGGATTCATGCCGGATAAGTTTTTGTGTAGTGTGATTTTTGATAGTCTTGTGGAGGCCAAAGCTACCAATGCTGCCAAGTCTTTTTTGAGTTACGTAGATTTTACTCCTCAACCGGATTCTTTGGAGAGATACATTAGATGTCTGTGTGAAAGTTGTGATAACAGGTCGATTGAGGAAGCATTGAATGTGTTTGATCACTTGAAAGAGTTTGGTTTTTGCCCGGCATTAGTGACGTGGAATTCGGCTTTGTTTCGTTCCGTTCAAGCTGGGAAGATTGATGTTGTTTGGAAGTTGTATGGGGAGATGATGGATAATGGCATTGTGGGGGACGTGGATACAGTTGAGTATTTGATTCAAGCTTTTTGCATTGATAATAATGTTTCGAAAGGTTATGAGCTACTGAGACAAGTTCTGGAAGATGGTTTTGTTCCTAGTAATGTTGCTTTTAATAAGTTGATATCTGGGTTTTGTAAGGATGGGAAGTATTCTAGCGTTTCCGCACTCCTTCATACTATGATTGCAAAGAACTGTCGGCCTGATATTTATACATATCAGGAAATAATCAACAACCTTTGCAAGAGGGGTGTTTGGCGTGAAGGATTTCGGATTTTCAATGATTTAAAAGATAGAGGGTATGCTCCGAATAGGGTCATGTATACAACTATGATACACTGTCTTTGTGAGATGAAAAGGATTGGGGATGCGCGGAAGTTGTGGTTTGAGATGGTTCGGAAAGGAATTCTTCCAAATGAATACACGTATAATGCGCTCATTTATGGGTTGTGTAAAGTTGGTTATATTGAAGATGCAAAGGAGTTGTACAAGGAAATGTGTTGTAGAGGTTACAAAGAGACCACAGTCAGTTACAGCACTATGATCAGTGGGCTTTGCTTGCATGGAAGAACAGAGGAAGCTTGTGAGTTGTTTCAAGAAATGGACGAAAAGGGAATTGCTCGTGACATAATCACATACAATTCGATGATTCAAGGTTTATGCAAAGAATTGAAGATACGTGAAAGTATGAACCTGTTGGACGAACTTCTGGAGCAGGGTTTGCGGCCTTCAGCTTCCACTTATACTTCCCTCATAGAAAAGCTTTGTGAATTGGAAGATTTGGACAAAGCAAAAATCTTGTGGAGAGATATGCAAAATAGGGGCATAGAACCAGCAGTTtgtacttatgatttcatcatAACTGGGTTGAGCAATAAAGGGTATGTTGCCGAAGGTATGGAATGGTTGAATGCAATGCTGACAAGTGGGCTCAGACCACAAAAGCAGACCTTTGAGAGACTAATTCAATGTCTCTCGCAAGGAGATAAGCTGGATGAGGTTTTACTCGTTTTGGATTATATGTTTAATGTGGGTTATGTACTGAGCAAAAGTATTTGTCAAGACGTGGTTGATAGACTATGTGATAAGAATTCTCTTCAGACTCTTCACATTGAGACGTGTCTGGGGTTTATCATGCAGAAAGAAATTACTGCACCACAGGTCTTCTAGCACTTCTTTGTTTATCTTACTTGGTCATTATCTATTTAGATGAGACTATGTTGTTGTATTTTATGAAACCTATCTTTGACAATGGTTTAAGTTAGTTGCATTCTTTCGTTACACCATAGGAAATCTCATGAATACAACGAATACTTCTAATTCATACTGTCAGGTCTCCATGTACATCATGTGAATTTATCTCATAGTTCTGGGGAAATATCTCTGCTCAGTTAGTATAAGTCTGACATCTGTGACCATGCTTCTGTTGATTGAAGTGAATCTGTTATACAGTGCAGGCTTCTATTACCAATACCTTTCTTTGTTTATGATGAAAGAACATTGCAATTATTGTCGTACAGTTGTACTTCAAATTCACTTCCAGCAACCTTAATTAGAGAAATTAATGTCACTATAGCCTTGTGAAGCTTTGAGAgaatattagaaaaaaattatgctTGTGCTAATTTGTAGACCGTCACTATAAATCTGAAGTTAACCAAAAGTTTTGACACTTCAACTTAGCCCTCCATACGTGATTGAAACTCGGTGCAAATACTAGTTCAATATTTACTATGAAAGCGCcgagcaaaaaagaagaagaaaggactATGAAAGTGGAAATAAGCAGGGAGCAGTGTAAGGCCAACGTCAATTTTACTACCGGGGTTGATGTTACCCTTTCTGTTTAAAACAATGAAATTCATTAGTTTTTGTTATAGACTTTGAATTCCATTAGTTCCAACTATTTGAAATTCTGTGGCATTGAGGACTGGACGCCGTTTGCATGAGCATGGCCATCAGACCGAATTCAACCTGCCTCTGCAATTGAACTAAGCCTTTTGCATGTCATATGTTCAGGTTTCCACTGGTTCTCTGGTAGCAACTAGCAACTAGCAACCAAATGGTATGAACGTTATTGTTGGTGTGATTAAAGTTTTTCACTTCTTCAATCCGACAATTCTAGAGACATGTCTAGTATGGACCTCTTTGGGGGCATTTGAATATCAACTCATTGTTGTGACCACCCTAATTTGTTTAGTTAATTGTGCACAATAAATATCTAATCTTGGTGCCTAATATTTTCCGTGGTGGTCAATTTTCTTGTATTGGAAGCACCTTCAGTGCCTTGTGGGCGGTATTGGAATCAGAAGTCCTTCATGTGAAGAAGGGTATGTTGCCGAAGGGATGTAATTGTAATGGTTGAGTGAAATGCTGAAAAGTAAGCTCAGACCTTGAAAACAAACTTTTGAGATACTAATTCGATGTCTCTCACGAGGAGATAAACTGGATGAGGTCTTACTCGTTTTGGATTATATGTTTCATGTAGGTTATGCACTTAGTCAATGTACTTTCCATTCTCTGGTTGACAAACTATGTGATAAGAATTCCCTTCACTTTGAGACGTGTCTAGGGGGTATCCTGTAGAAAGAAATTACCGCAGCAGAGGTCTTCTAGGCCCTTCTTTGTTTGTCTTAATTTGTTATCATTTATTTAGACGAGACTATGCTCTGATAGTCTGATTGTTGTACATTTGTATGAAATAAATCTTTTAGAATTGTTTACTACTTTACTTAGTTGCATATGCGTTCTTTCATTGCATCTCAGGGAAATTTCATGAATACTTCTGATGCTTACTGTGAGGTCTCCATAAACTTAGCTCATAGTTCACGTAGGGAAATATCTCTGCTCAGTTAGTATAAGCCTGACATCCATGACCATGCTGCTTGTGAATTAACAATAATTAGGTGAATCTGTGAGACAGTGCAGGTTTCTGTTACCAGTACCTTTGTTGGTTTATTAAGAAAGAATATTGGAATTACTGTTGTGCCCCACATGGCCTATATGGTCTTTTAGaggttttaagaaaaatttgTGTCTGCGTTAATTCATATAGTCTTGTAGACTGTCAATATCAAGCTGAAGTTACATGATTAAAATTACTGGACCTTCAACTTAGACCTCCGAACGTGATTGAAACTAGATGCAAAGACTAGTTTCGAGATTGACTATAAAAGTGGAAGTAAGGTGGCAGCAGTGTGTGACATGCCAACATCAAATTTACTACTTGGGTTGAAGTTTCCATATCTGAAATGATTGCAAATCCGTTAGTTTCAAGTAGTAGAAATCCTTTAGTGCTGAAGACTAGACAGCGTGTGTCTGGCCGCTAGAACAAATTCGACCTACCTCTGCAGTTGAACTGAGCTTTTCAAAAAATGCTATTTCGTTAGGTTTCTGTTCATTCTCTGGTTGCAACAATAATATGAACTGTTATTGTGGGTATAATTAGTAATTTCACTTATGCAACCAGAGACTCTAGAGAAATATCTAGAATGGACCTTTGGAGGGGCATTTGAATATCGACCGATTGTTGTAACCCTAATTTATTTAGTTAGATGTGCACGTATAATATCTAATTTTGGTGCCTAACATTTTCTGTGGTGGTCAATTTTCTTGTATTGGAAGCCAATAAAAGAAATTGTTTCTTGTACTGGAAGTCTGGAAGCAACTTCAGTGCCTTCTGGGAAGTATGGAAATCAGGCCTTTGAGTGAAGAAGGGGCAGTTGAACTGTAATCTGGTCGTGAAGATGCCATCAGTTTACCAGGACATCATCCCCTCTAGGGGTATCAGGGGATCTAACTTTCCTATCTGTCATGCTTCCTCAATGGGTAATTCTAATGCTCTTGCTTGACAAAACACATTCAACTTCCAAGGACCTTGTCTTTTGTCCCTCACATATTCTGGTTTTTTGAGCAACTCTGTGCTTCCATCTGAACAGATGGCACCAAATTGAGACAGGCTGTGTAACCGATCTGAATAAAATCTCCACTCTCAATCCTTTTTTGAGGCTGATGAGATCCTTGTCTGTGTTTGTTGATGTTGCTGGGGCATGTGGATGTGAAAATGTGGCTGGGGTTCTGTTTCAGATCTGGACTCCGAGTGGTTCTAGCTGCTGCTTATTTGCAGCTGTCTTGCTTTTGTATAGCCATGGTATTTGATGGTTATGTGTAGCACTGGATGGTCCACATCTTTTGTAGGTTCTTGCCAGCTTCTATCCGTTGTTAACTTGTTAGATTGCTTTTGGTATTCCCCTGTAACTTCTACTGATTTTTTCCAATCTTTTCAGGAACATCCAGGCATGTCCCACCGTCCTCTGATGAATACAACACTTGACACATATCCACACCCGACTTCCGCTCCAAGCGGATGTAAGATAGGGTAAAGACAACTGTCCCagtatccattttttttatgcGTGGACAACTTGCTCTTCATAATACCATGGTGGTTATTGTAGGAATCTTTGGTAAGTCCATGCTATGATGCATTTCTTAGCTCTGGTTCATATCTTCATGTGTGTGGATGCTTTGGAGAATTTTTTCATAATTGTGGTATAAGTTTTACAGCAAGTTGTTGGATAACCTTGTGGATGGATTTGTTAATTCTAGAAAAGCCGAGTTTAAGAAACTTTATCGTTACAGAGGGCTACATGAAAGTCTTTTTTTATGTTGACTGTGGTTCATCTTAGTCCATTATTTGTGGAAGCCTTAGAAAGGAGATAActtcatttgattttgaatgTCTTATTCTTAGAATGTAAGACTAAAAGATGATACTATGAACTTGCTATGAAGTTGAACATGATTACCATAGGCATTTTCTTCGTCTTTTCCTACAGTGTTTGGATTACAGAGGCCTTTAGGAAAAAGCCTTTGAATTGCAGAAAACATGAGCTCTGTTTTCATGGTGGTGGTACTAGGGAAGGCTAGACTTCACCCATAACAAATGTGGTATTGTGGTCTACTAAATGGAGGGTAATTATAACTACAGATAGCTTGTGTGAAGGACAGAGACTTTCTGGCTCTATTTTCTGACTAGCTATTCAATGCAGTGTTGTGGATCCcgtaccgtaccggccggtacgttcCGGATTTGTGAGATTCCGGCAAGTTGACCATCTGATACCGTTCCGGTGCCAATACCAGCAATTACCGGTCTGTACCGGAAAATTCGGCAAATCTCGGCCGAGATGTCGTTACCGGGAATTTCGGCCGGTATTTTGCAAGGCTGGGCCGTTTGTAATTTCATCCGATTCGAGCGAGTTCCAGCCTTACTGGCGAGTCCCGGCATTACATACCAAagagaaaataggagaaataaaagaaaaacagaaagaaggGGAAGAAGACATGAAGTTATGGAGAACAGAGGGAAGAGGAAAAGTATTTCTGGAATCGATTTATGTTCAGATCTAATCttttagagacattccgatgaACTTCTCTGTCTTCTTCACGCCTCTTCACCCTTCAGTCGGTTCCTGCCaaagtttttggttttgtggtGCAGTGACGGAGTGGGTAAAGTAATACTAACAGCTGTATAGCAGGAGCAGGAGGTGTGCAACTGCACATCAACGTAAAATTCAATGCTagagtgtttttcttttcttttctttttttggatttgtaaggaaaataatgaatttaagttaattatgtggattttgttgtcttaatacatgtattttatgatgaattgcatggtatgaaatttttttttgaattataattatgtATAATTATTGTATATGTtatagttgcggtaaatccgaaatggtacccggtacctgacggGTACCGGTACGTATCATACCAGTAAGAAAACCGGTatcctgtccgaaacggtattcagaactttgATTCAATGTTTGGAATCtgggaaaatgaaagagaaagggatgataaataaatactatTCCCTGATTTCTTATttggaccctttttttttttgatcggtttGTTTGGTTCCTAATTTGAAAGTTAAAGCAGAATTAAAAAGGAAAGCATTCACACTTACTTGTCTTtctcactttttattttccttgggttttttttttttttacaatggTCCCCAATGTATTGGCGAAACGTCAATCTGGTCCCTAATGTACAAATCGCGTCTATTGCATCTCCAACGTTTACAATGTGTATTTTAATGGTCTCTGAGTCTAACTTTGTCCGTGCTCACCGTCAAACGTAGGGGTTTAGAAACATCATCCCACACAACTTTATCTTCAACTTCAAAACCGTAAAGTTAGGTTATTACTTGGTACTTTCTTTCCTCTTGTTTACAATCAATCAatacttttatttcttttcatttgtaGAACCGAAACAAAGATGAGTAGTAACATTTTAACGAGCATGTACACCAAGGATAGCAATTTTACCTACTCAAAAATGTACTTTTATATTTTACCCATTCACTTTCTCCTTTCAGCCTACACCAGACTCTTTATCATCCTCTCTCTATCCCTCATATATTCATAAAATATACACTGATGAGAGGAGAGAAACTCAAAACCCAGATCCAAGCCAACCTCCTCGAGCTCTCCGCCCTTTTCCAAGCCGACCTTTGCACAAATCCAAGCCGACTTCCGCTTGTTGAATACCTCCGTTGAGATCGATTCCGATTTCGCCGGACATCCCACGCCTTTCTTCATTCCAGTTTGAAgtctttcttcattttccagTTTGAAATTCTTTATTCGTTATCCATTAAATTAATTGTTTAATGAATACATGGTGAACAATGCATCAGTATTCCTACCGAGCCATTTCAACAAATctatttttccttcacttttacCTCATTTGTTACaccttgtttttttgttgtttttctctgTAAAACAACTACAAAAGGAGTTTTAGCTCACCTGGGGTACATGCTCTTACAGGTCAGagggaattgaaattggcagtGATGAGGGTTATTAGTGAACATACACATGAAAAGtaataggaaattgatattcacgctccactttttactgatggtgctccact
Coding sequences:
- the LOC131322654 gene encoding pentatricopeptide repeat-containing protein At5g18950 isoform X2, which gives rise to MARPPPSFKTLIHRQNPPRTIQNPNPQIRTLGGGGGEEFVQTHHQNKLEGLTQIAKEVSKVIRTRPRWEQTLISDYPSVNFLDPQFFHEILKQQNNAFLSLRFFYWLSSTNRGFMPDKFLCSVIFDSLVEAKATNAAKSFLSYVDFTPQPDSLERYIRCLCESCDNRSIEEALNVFDHLKEFGFCPALVTWNSALFRSVQAGKIDVVWKLYGEMMDNGIVGDVDTVEYLIQAFCIDNNVSKGYELLRQVLEDGFVPSNVAFNKLISGFCKDGKYSSVSALLHTMIAKNCRPDIYTYQEIINNLCKRGVWREGFRIFNDLKDRGYAPNRVMYTTMIHCLCEMKRIGDARKLWFEMVRKGILPNEYTYNALIYGLCKVGYIEDAKELYKEMCCRGYKETTVSYSTMISGLCLHGRTEEACELFQEMDEKGIARDIITYNSMIQGLCKELKIRESMNLLDELLEQGLRPSASTYTSLIEKLCELEDLDKAKILWRDMQNRGIEPAVCTYDFIITGLSNKGYVAEGMEWLNAMLTSGLRPQKQTFERLIQCLSQGDKLDEVLLVLDYMFNVGYVLSKSICQDVVDRLCDKNSLQTLHIETCLGFIMQKEITAPQVSTGSLVATSN
- the LOC131322654 gene encoding pentatricopeptide repeat-containing protein At5g18950 isoform X1, with the protein product MARPPPSFKTLIHRQNPPRTIQNPNPQIRTLGGGGGEEFVQTHHQNKLEGLTQIAKEVSKVIRTRPRWEQTLISDYPSVNFLDPQFFHEILKQQNNAFLSLRFFYWLSSTNRGFMPDKFLCSVIFDSLVEAKATNAAKSFLSYVDFTPQPDSLERYIRCLCESCDNRSIEEALNVFDHLKEFGFCPALVTWNSALFRSVQAGKIDVVWKLYGEMMDNGIVGDVDTVEYLIQAFCIDNNVSKGYELLRQVLEDGFVPSNVAFNKLISGFCKDGKYSSVSALLHTMIAKNCRPDIYTYQEIINNLCKRGVWREGFRIFNDLKDRGYAPNRVMYTTMIHCLCEMKRIGDARKLWFEMVRKGILPNEYTYNALIYGLCKVGYIEDAKELYKEMCCRGYKETTVSYSTMISGLCLHGRTEEACELFQEMDEKGIARDIITYNSMIQGLCKELKIRESMNLLDELLEQGLRPSASTYTSLIEKLCELEDLDKAKILWRDMQNRGIEPAVCTYDFIITGLSNKGYVAEGMEWLNAMLTSGLRPQKQTFERLIQCLSQGDKLDEVLLVLDYMFNVGYVLSKSICQDVVDRLCDKNSLQTLHIETCLGFIMQKEITAPQEHPGMSHRPLMNTTLDTYPHPTSAPSGCKIG